ATCACAATCCGAGTTCGGCCACGATTTCCGCCGCAGACTTTTTCAGGAGCGGCACGTAGCTCAAGGCTGTCTCAACGGACATGCGGAAGCTCGGTGCATGAATGGAAAGGGTGGCGATGACGCTGTTATCCGCGCGACGTACGGGAACAGCAACGCCAATCAATCCACGATGATATTCCTCCTTGTTGATCGAGAGGTCATTCTCGCGAATGATGCGGCACTCCTCCTCCATCTGATCAAGATCGACGATCGTATTGTCGGTGAATTTTTCCCGACGCACACTCCTTAAAAGCGCCTTCCTGTTCTTTTCGGACATCTGCGCAATAAGGAGCTTGCCGGATGCCGTGGCATGGATCGGAACGCGAGAGCCGGCGTGCAGCTGCACGCGTAACGGCCAGTCGCATTCGACACGCTCCAGATAGAGCACTTCCTGGTTTTGAAGGACGGCGAGATTGCAGGATTCCCTCACTGTATCCACGAGTCTCTGCATGATTCCGTGCACGATCGGCTGTCTTGCCCGCACGGCCAATGCATCGACCGACAGGCGCAACCAGGTAGCGCCGACGGTATAAGCCCGTCCGCTCAAATCGCGCTGGACAAATCCGACCTCCTCCAGCTGCAGCAGAAGCCGGTGAACGGTCGGCTTGGGCAGGGCAACCTGCTCGGACAGGTCGGCCAGCGCCGGCGGCTGGTCCGCCGAAACAATCGCCTGCAAAAGACGGACCGCCTTTTGAATGGCGGTTATCTTGGTGTCCTGGTCGTCATCCGGCTTGGTCAGCATGATCACCAAATCATTCAGCAGGCCGCCACGTGCTCAATTCAACTCGCTCCACGCCCCTACTCGCTCCAATGCGTGGGATCCGACAGCAGCCAAATCAATCTTGCGTTCAGTTTCGTCGAGAATAACAGACGCCCCATCGCATTTCAGCCTGGGGACGAGAAGCTGGACCGGGGTTTTCAAAAATCCATTCATTTCGCCTGCGGTTGAAACCATACCAATTGCGACACAAAGCTCCATCCAGCATCCGAGGTCTGTGGCGACGCCGTTGCCGAGTACTGCCTTCATGCCACGGTCGGCAATTCGACGGAGACCTTTGTCCAGGGTATCCAGCCTGCCAAACTTCATAAGCTTGAGCTTGATATAGTCGGCGCATTTCAGATCGGCAGCCCGGTCTATCTCGTCGAGAGAATAGATGGATTCGTCGAGCATCAAGGGCACCTTGCTGACGCTGACAAGCGCCTTCGCCGATTCCCAGTCGTCCGCCGCGCAGGGCTGCTCCACCAACTCTATGTCGTCCGGATCGAGGTGGCGCAGAAAATGAATCGCCTGATCGCAACTGTAACCCTGGTTGCCATCGATACGAAGCTTTGCCCGACCTCGTACAATCCGGCGAATTGTATCGACCTGCTTGAGGTCCGCGTCGGGCTCCCAGCCGATCTTGACCTTGAGAGTTTTATAGCCGCGGTCGAGCAGGTTCTGGATTTCCTGCTCGAGCTCGGCGCAGTGATCTGCCTTGCCGTTCACGGTTCCTAATAGATCGAAGCGGCCGGTCCGCTTCAGGATCGGGTGCCCATCCAACCAATCGAGCGCGGTGAGAAATGCTGTCGCGGTGAATGGGGCCTGACGAAGCAAGGCGTCGCATGCCGTCGTCAGTTCGCCAGTCGTCAAGCAGCGCTCTGTCAGCTCCTTCGCCAGCGACCAGCTCTGATCCATCGTTTCGTCGGTGTAGCCCGGAAGGATCGTAGCCTCCCCCCATCCAAAACCGCCGTCACCGCGTGCTGCCACCAGCAGAACGTCGAAATGCGTCTGCTCTCCGAATGCGAGCCGATACGGGACGGTGAGTGGAAGGCGCAATTTGGCGGCCGCGAGAGCGATCTTGGAATTCGGTCGGCTCAATGTCATCGTCCATCGTTCCATTTTCTTATATATTTCGTACCATTTTTTTGTAGACTCGTGTGATCTTTACTGTCAAGGTTGCGTCGAAATTCAAACCAAGCATCAAGGCTTGGACAAAAACCAAATAAAAACAGGAAGGTACGTCAATGAAGGGTTGGATCTGTGCGCTCGGTTTAGCGACCGCCGCGATTTTTTCGTCGTCACCGTCCTGCGCCGACAATTACCCGTCTCGACCCATCACCTTCATCGTGCCGTGGGGACCGGGCGGCGGCGCTGATCAGGTTGCCCGCATGGCCAGCAAGCTGATCGAACCGGAGCTCAAGGTCTCCGTCCCTGTGATCAACATGCCGGGCGCGACCGGTCAGACTGGCCTGACCAAATTGGTGACCTCGCCAGCGGACGGCTACAGCATCGAAGTCATGACGGGCGATACGTTCGCCTTGTTCGCCGCGGCCAATCCCCGGTTCAAGCTCGATCAGATCACGCCGATCGCAATCCTGATCCAGCAGCCATCGGGATTCTTCGCGAGCGCGAAGGGCCCGTATCAAAATTGGGATGAAGTCCAGACAACTGCGGCGACCAACGAACTGCGGATGGCTGTCACGGGCTACGGCAGCCCCGACGATCTGAGCGCGAGTTACTTTCGAACCCGAGGTTTCAAATTCCAGGAAGTCGCATTCGCCGAGCCCGGGATGAGATACGCCTCGGTCGTCGGCGGTCAAAGTGAGCTTCTTTACGAGCAGGCCGGCGACATCCGAAGTTTCATCGATGGCGAGCAGATCAAGCCGGTTCTATTCTTCAGCAAAAAGCCGGTCGAAGGCTTTGAGCACGTGCCGTATTCGGGCAAGCTCGGTTATGACGTGACACTTCCCCAATTTCGCGTGGTGATTGTCCGCGCGGGCACAGACCCGGCGATCGTCAAAAAGCTCGCGAATGCCTTCGCGGAAGTCGCGAAGACCAAGGACTACTCCAACTACCTCAAGCTGCAATATGCCAATGCCGACAGCTATCTCGGCCCGGAAGATAGCTTGCAGTTCATGAGGGAATGGCTCTCTGAAGCGGACCGGCTCTCGAAGCTGAACGCGTCCGCGGCGAGCCCCGGCGTCAATTCGAAGTAACGACACGCCGGAGCGACGTCATGGATCTTAGCAGCAAGTATCGCGGTGTATTGCCCTATCTGGTCGTACTCGGGATCGCAATCTGGCTCTTCTACGCAGCTTGCAATATCGCCTACACGCCGCTTCCCGACCAAATGGGACCCGATCGCTGGCCAAAGATGATCACGGCGATTCTCGCATTCGTGAGCGCCTTCGAGATCGTACGCCGGCTCGTCGCTTCGGCACCGGTCCAAATTGCGGCTGGGGAAGACAAGCTCAACGAAGATCTGCTTCATGCGAAGCAGACCCACATTCCCATGGTGCTCGGCACCATCATCGTTACCGTCGTTTACCTGTTGGCGCTGGAACGTTGCGGGTTTGCGCTTTCGACAGCGCTCTATTCCTCCTGCCTGATGTGGCTCGGCGGATTCCGGAAACCGCTTGTGATTATGATATGCGCCTGCGCGCTGACCGTCTTCTTCACGTTCGTCTTCATGAAGCTGATCTTTGTGGCTCTGCCGCTCGGTCAGGGCCCCTTCGAGAATATCTCGCTCGCCATCATGCGGCTCGTCGGAGTTCACTGAGGAGAGCGACATGGAACACCTTCATCTCCTAATTGCCGGCTTTGCCGAAGTCTTCAAATGGCAGGATTTGATCGCCCTCTGCATCGGCCTGCTCATCGGCATGGCAGTTTCGATCATGCCCGGTCTCGGACTGGTCATGGGCGTGGTGCTTGCGCTGCCCTTCACGTTTTCGATGGATCTGGAGACCTCAATCATTCTGCTCACCGCTATTTACATGGCGGGAACGTATGCCGGCTGCTTCACCACTATTCTCTACCGCATACCGGGTGAGCCGATGGACGTGCCGCTCCTTTGGGACGGCTGGGGAATGACCCAACGCGGTGAAGCGGCCAAAGCACTTGGCTGGGCGCTTGTTGCCGCGCTTACAGGAGGACTCCTCTCGTCGGCCGTGATGGTCAGCATGGCCGGCCCCCTTAGCAGCCTGGCATTGAGCTTCGGCGCGCCCGAGTATTTTGCTGCTGTCTTCTTTGGCCTGACGACGGTCGTTGCCCTCGCAGGCAAGTCGCTTCCAAATGCCTTGATCAGCCTTTGCATTGGACTGCTGGTCTCGACCATCGGCATAGATAGCACGTACGGCGCCGAGCGTTTCACCTTCGGATCCAACGTCCTCATCAATGGCGTGCCATTCGTGATGGTGCTCGTCGGAATGTTCGGCTTTGGCGAGATTCTCACAAAAATCGGCCAAGGGCCAAACCTCAAGCTCAGTTCATCGTCCGTTAGCACGAAAACAAGTTTCCCGACCTGGAGCGAGCTGTGGGCATTGCGCGCCACGTTTGCGCGCAGCTCCGTGATCGGGACCTTGCTGGGCCTTGTTCCCGGCGCGGGCGCAACAATCTCGTCGTTCGTATCCTATGGTGTCGAGAAACAGTACGGACGCCGCGGCAGCGAAATCGGCACCGGCATCCCTGAGGGGATCGTCGCTCCGCAGATTGCTTCGACGGCTTCCGTTGCGGGCCACATCGTTCCATTGCTGACGCTCGGACTTCCGGGAAGCGGCGCAACAGCCGTCATCCTTGCAGCTTTCCTGCTCCACGGTGTTCAGCCTGGTCCCTTCATGCTTAAAGACCCGGCATCGGCTCTGACCGTCTATACGATCCTCTCGTCGATGTTCGTGTCGGTGATCGGCATGTGTCTTCTGGGCTTTCTCTGGATCCGCCTGGTCGTCCGGGTTCTGACGATCCCTCAAGGCATTCTTGTTTCGATCATCGTCATGTTCGCCCTCGTCGGTGCATTTGCAGACCGGAACAGCATTTCCGACGTCTGGACAGTCGTCGTCTTCGGATCGATTGCGTGGACGATGGAGCGGGTGAAGCTGCCGACCGCTCCCATGGTTCTCGGCGCGATCCTGGGACCGATCGCTGAGGATTCGTTCACACGGAGCATGATCACTTTTCACGATGACTGGACGATATTCGTCAAGTCTCCGATCAGCGCGACACTGATGTCGCTGGCCATCGTTTCCCTGGTCTTCCCCAAACTTCGGCCTCTCCTGTTCCGCAAAACAGAAGCCAGGGACCACCGCGTTCGGGATATCGCGGTTTCGACCTCGCCGAATAGCTGACCTTTAAAGCATCCTATCGAAAGGCACGATTATGCCCTTGATCGACACTGACGTTCACGAAAGCTTTTCGAGCCTGAAAGACCTGGTTCCTTATTTGCAGGAACCGTACAGGGGCTGGATTGCAACTGGTGCGTGGCGTGGATTCAGTCAGCCATTTGCCTATACGTCACCGGGCCTCGGCAATCGCGCGGACGTCCGCAGCGCCGACGGTTCAGCGTCGGTATCTGACTATTCGCTTATGCGAGGGCAACTGATCGACGAATACGATCTCACCTACGCGGTGCTGACAGGTTACTTCTATCCGACCGGCTTGAAACTCCAATACGGATTCGCGACAGCTCTCGCCGCCGCCTACAACGACTACGTTGCAGAGCACTGGCTCTCCAAGGACGACCGTTTCCTCGGCAGCATTCAGATTAACGCGCGTGATCCGGAAGCGGCCGCGCGTGAGATCGATCGAATGGCCGCGCACCCGAAGATGCGGCAAGTCATGCTGCCTGTTGTCGATGACATTGCCTACGGTCATCCGATGTTCAAGCCGATCTTTGCTGCGGCCGAACGCAATCGTCTGAACGTTGCCTTCCACCACACCACTTTTGCCCAGGGGCCTTATGGCATGGGCCTGCACTACATGGAGCGGCACTGCCTGATTCCGATTTCGCTGATGCCGCAGATCATCAGCCTGGTATGCAACGGGGTCTTTGATGCCTATCCGAATCTGCGTTTCATGATTCTGGAAGGCGGCTTCAGCTGGCTGCCACACGTGATGTGGCGGATGGATCGCGAATATCGACAGGGCCGCATCGAAGTACCTTGGCTCAAAAAGCTTCCGAGCCAGCACTGCCGCGAACGGCTGCGGCTATCGACGCAGCCCACCGAAGACATCTCGACCGACGAGTGGATGAAGCTGATCGACCTTATGGGAACGGACGACATTCTCGTTTTTTCGACCGACTATCCGCATTTCGACTTCGACGACCCCAATGCGGCCATACCGAAATCGCTGCCGTCAACCACGCGGGAAAAAATCCTCTGGCGCAACGCTGCTGCATTCTACGAACTGAGCGACTGCAAGACGAGAGCCAGCGAGGCGGCAATATAAGTCATGGCGAAACACGTTGTTTGCAAACTCGAAGAGCTTGATGTCGGCAAGATTACCTCGGCCAGGATCGGGAGATCGCCGATCATTCTGTCGAAGTTGCCTTCGGGGGAAATCCGGGCTGTCGGAGGGCGATGCCCGCATCAGGGAGCGGACCTCAGCTATGGCTGCATCTCGGGAACGACCGCGAGCGATAGGCTGAACGAGATGACGTTCTGCAATTTCGGAGAAACCCTGCGTTGTCCCTGGCATGGCTTCTCGTTCTCGCTGATTGACGGACTTCCGGTGGTGAAGGACGCCACGCAGATGCCGATGAAACTTCGCTTCTACGACGTCAAGGTCGAGGGTGGCGATGTCGTGATCACGACATGATTCCGATTGAGGTGGTGGATCGAGGCGGTCGGCGCGCAACCTTCGTCGTGGAAGAAGGCCAACGTCTTCTTCATGCCGGTCTCATGGCGGGCATCGGCCTGCCGCACGAATGCGCGACCGGCACCTGCGGCAACTGCAAGGCGTCGGTC
This genomic interval from Bradyrhizobium sp. NP1 contains the following:
- a CDS encoding tripartite tricarboxylate transporter permease, encoding MEHLHLLIAGFAEVFKWQDLIALCIGLLIGMAVSIMPGLGLVMGVVLALPFTFSMDLETSIILLTAIYMAGTYAGCFTTILYRIPGEPMDVPLLWDGWGMTQRGEAAKALGWALVAALTGGLLSSAVMVSMAGPLSSLALSFGAPEYFAAVFFGLTTVVALAGKSLPNALISLCIGLLVSTIGIDSTYGAERFTFGSNVLINGVPFVMVLVGMFGFGEILTKIGQGPNLKLSSSSVSTKTSFPTWSELWALRATFARSSVIGTLLGLVPGAGATISSFVSYGVEKQYGRRGSEIGTGIPEGIVAPQIASTASVAGHIVPLLTLGLPGSGATAVILAAFLLHGVQPGPFMLKDPASALTVYTILSSMFVSVIGMCLLGFLWIRLVVRVLTIPQGILVSIIVMFALVGAFADRNSISDVWTVVVFGSIAWTMERVKLPTAPMVLGAILGPIAEDSFTRSMITFHDDWTIFVKSPISATLMSLAIVSLVFPKLRPLLFRKTEARDHRVRDIAVSTSPNS
- a CDS encoding Rieske (2Fe-2S) protein encodes the protein MAKHVVCKLEELDVGKITSARIGRSPIILSKLPSGEIRAVGGRCPHQGADLSYGCISGTTASDRLNEMTFCNFGETLRCPWHGFSFSLIDGLPVVKDATQMPMKLRFYDVKVEGGDVVITT
- a CDS encoding tripartite tricarboxylate transporter substrate binding protein, yielding MKGWICALGLATAAIFSSSPSCADNYPSRPITFIVPWGPGGGADQVARMASKLIEPELKVSVPVINMPGATGQTGLTKLVTSPADGYSIEVMTGDTFALFAAANPRFKLDQITPIAILIQQPSGFFASAKGPYQNWDEVQTTAATNELRMAVTGYGSPDDLSASYFRTRGFKFQEVAFAEPGMRYASVVGGQSELLYEQAGDIRSFIDGEQIKPVLFFSKKPVEGFEHVPYSGKLGYDVTLPQFRVVIVRAGTDPAIVKKLANAFAEVAKTKDYSNYLKLQYANADSYLGPEDSLQFMREWLSEADRLSKLNASAASPGVNSK
- a CDS encoding enolase C-terminal domain-like protein produces the protein MTLSRPNSKIALAAAKLRLPLTVPYRLAFGEQTHFDVLLVAARGDGGFGWGEATILPGYTDETMDQSWSLAKELTERCLTTGELTTACDALLRQAPFTATAFLTALDWLDGHPILKRTGRFDLLGTVNGKADHCAELEQEIQNLLDRGYKTLKVKIGWEPDADLKQVDTIRRIVRGRAKLRIDGNQGYSCDQAIHFLRHLDPDDIELVEQPCAADDWESAKALVSVSKVPLMLDESIYSLDEIDRAADLKCADYIKLKLMKFGRLDTLDKGLRRIADRGMKAVLGNGVATDLGCWMELCVAIGMVSTAGEMNGFLKTPVQLLVPRLKCDGASVILDETERKIDLAAVGSHALERVGAWSELN
- a CDS encoding tripartite tricarboxylate transporter TctB family protein, whose product is MDLSSKYRGVLPYLVVLGIAIWLFYAACNIAYTPLPDQMGPDRWPKMITAILAFVSAFEIVRRLVASAPVQIAAGEDKLNEDLLHAKQTHIPMVLGTIIVTVVYLLALERCGFALSTALYSSCLMWLGGFRKPLVIMICACALTVFFTFVFMKLIFVALPLGQGPFENISLAIMRLVGVH
- a CDS encoding amidohydrolase family protein, which codes for MPLIDTDVHESFSSLKDLVPYLQEPYRGWIATGAWRGFSQPFAYTSPGLGNRADVRSADGSASVSDYSLMRGQLIDEYDLTYAVLTGYFYPTGLKLQYGFATALAAAYNDYVAEHWLSKDDRFLGSIQINARDPEAAAREIDRMAAHPKMRQVMLPVVDDIAYGHPMFKPIFAAAERNRLNVAFHHTTFAQGPYGMGLHYMERHCLIPISLMPQIISLVCNGVFDAYPNLRFMILEGGFSWLPHVMWRMDREYRQGRIEVPWLKKLPSQHCRERLRLSTQPTEDISTDEWMKLIDLMGTDDILVFSTDYPHFDFDDPNAAIPKSLPSTTREKILWRNAAAFYELSDCKTRASEAAI
- a CDS encoding IclR family transcriptional regulator — translated: MLTKPDDDQDTKITAIQKAVRLLQAIVSADQPPALADLSEQVALPKPTVHRLLLQLEEVGFVQRDLSGRAYTVGATWLRLSVDALAVRARQPIVHGIMQRLVDTVRESCNLAVLQNQEVLYLERVECDWPLRVQLHAGSRVPIHATASGKLLIAQMSEKNRKALLRSVRREKFTDNTIVDLDQMEEECRIIRENDLSINKEEYHRGLIGVAVPVRRADNSVIATLSIHAPSFRMSVETALSYVPLLKKSAAEIVAELGL